In one window of Bizionia sp. M204 DNA:
- a CDS encoding pseudouridine synthase yields MEEKLTRLNKYLSEVGYCSRRAADKLIDAGRVTINGVVPEMGTKVSESDVVEVDGKEIKGNDNPFVYLAFNKPVGIVCTTDTRVEKDNIIDYIKYPKRIFPIGRLDKPSEGLIFLTDDGDIVNKILRASNNHDKEYIVTVDKPISQTFIQHMSRGIYLEELDKTTKKCEVEKLGTHEFRIILTQGLNRQIRRMCEYLTYEVVTLKRIRIMNIKLDIPVGTYREFTKSEFAELNRLLADSDKTFTNKSIAKQSRR; encoded by the coding sequence ATGGAAGAAAAATTAACAAGACTCAATAAATATTTAAGCGAAGTTGGTTATTGCTCACGTCGAGCTGCCGACAAACTTATTGATGCTGGACGTGTAACCATTAATGGTGTGGTTCCAGAAATGGGAACCAAAGTATCAGAATCCGATGTGGTGGAAGTAGATGGCAAAGAAATTAAAGGCAACGATAACCCATTTGTTTATTTGGCCTTTAACAAGCCTGTTGGCATTGTTTGTACAACAGATACACGTGTGGAAAAAGATAATATTATTGATTATATAAAATATCCGAAACGTATTTTTCCTATTGGTCGTTTAGACAAACCTAGTGAGGGTTTAATTTTCTTGACAGATGATGGTGATATTGTAAATAAAATATTACGTGCGAGTAATAATCATGATAAAGAATATATTGTAACTGTTGACAAACCCATCTCACAAACGTTTATTCAACACATGTCTCGTGGAATTTATTTAGAAGAATTAGATAAAACCACAAAAAAATGTGAGGTTGAAAAACTAGGTACGCACGAGTTTAGAATTATATTAACCCAAGGCTTAAACAGGCAAATTCGTCGTATGTGTGAGTATCTAACCTATGAGGTTGTCACACTAAAACGTATTCGGATAATGAATATTAAACTAGATATTCCTGTTGGAACGTATAGAGAATTTACCAAATCAGAATTCGCAGAATTAAATCGTTTATTGGCAGATTCAGATAAAACGTTTACCAATAAAAGCATCGCGAAACAATCTAGAAGATAA
- a CDS encoding alpha/beta fold hydrolase produces MKILQKFIGFLINVIGLFSKKFAARLALYLFTTPRRGRLTEKQYDFLGTSFREELTVNSIPVMTYRWLGKGKTILLAHGWESNAARWQYLIEPLRKLDYNIIALDAPAHGKSGSKRFNAVLYADFIKAVSKKFKPDFIIGHSVGGMASVFSQTNSDYKALKKMILLGTPSEFTDVLNRYYTMMGFSKRTISAINQLAKDRFNEAPESFSTAKYLETLSLEGLIIHDEKDTIIPYQDALSINNSLKNSKLITTTGFGHSLIDDSISNYIYEFLKS; encoded by the coding sequence ATGAAGATCCTTCAAAAATTCATTGGTTTCCTTATAAATGTTATTGGATTATTTTCTAAAAAATTTGCAGCACGTTTGGCATTGTATTTATTTACAACACCAAGACGTGGTAGACTAACAGAAAAACAATATGATTTTTTAGGCACCTCCTTCCGAGAAGAACTCACGGTGAATTCCATCCCTGTTATGACTTACAGATGGCTAGGGAAAGGAAAAACCATTCTATTAGCACATGGCTGGGAAAGTAATGCGGCGAGGTGGCAGTATTTAATTGAGCCTTTGCGAAAATTAGATTACAACATAATTGCATTAGATGCACCAGCTCATGGTAAATCTGGAAGCAAACGATTTAACGCCGTGTTATATGCCGATTTTATAAAAGCGGTTTCAAAAAAGTTTAAACCCGATTTTATTATTGGTCATTCCGTTGGTGGTATGGCTTCCGTTTTTTCGCAAACAAACAGCGATTATAAGGCGTTAAAAAAGATGATTTTATTAGGCACACCTTCTGAATTCACGGATGTTTTAAATCGGTATTACACAATGATGGGCTTCAGTAAACGTACAATAAGTGCTATTAACCAACTAGCAAAGGATAGATTTAATGAAGCGCCTGAGAGTTTTTCAACCGCTAAATATTTAGAAACATTAAGTTTAGAAGGGCTCATTATTCACGATGAAAAAGACACCATCATTCCGTATCAAGATGCACTATCCATTAATAATAGTCTAAAAAACAGCAAACTAATAACCACAACAGGATTTGGACATTCGTTAATAGACGACAGTATATCCAATTACATTTATGAGTTTTTAAAAAGCTAA
- a CDS encoding cupin domain-containing protein — protein sequence MKTYQVQDNPFVFPTTDGKLIKEHFGLATDGNPDISIAHMVAPAGWSEPFQTPKFDEYTFIIKGKKQFIIDGEEIVLEAGQSIKITKNTRVQYSNPFTEPCVYLAICKPAFSMDLVNRETP from the coding sequence ATGAAAACATACCAAGTTCAAGATAATCCATTCGTATTCCCAACAACAGATGGTAAACTAATTAAAGAACATTTTGGATTGGCAACCGATGGCAATCCTGACATTAGCATTGCTCACATGGTTGCACCTGCGGGCTGGAGTGAACCATTTCAAACACCTAAATTTGACGAATACACCTTTATCATTAAAGGAAAAAAACAATTTATAATTGATGGCGAAGAAATTGTTTTAGAAGCCGGACAATCCATCAAAATAACTAAAAATACGCGTGTACAGTATTCCAATCCGTTTACGGAACCTTGCGTTTATTTGGCTATCTGTAAACCTGCATTTTCTATGGATTTAGTTAATCGCGAAACCCCATGA